One part of the Ranitomeya imitator isolate aRanImi1 chromosome 10, aRanImi1.pri, whole genome shotgun sequence genome encodes these proteins:
- the KMT2B gene encoding histone-lysine N-methyltransferase 2B isoform X4, with protein MAAAASAGPGASGSVRGRFPGRPWVGRSGNRADRVRVPFPSTGRVAAETVDPVHLRILELHLNMQRLAGACGRDSDSAEGEFEGFSDEESKQSALRFALRSNKGPRSKSSSLCAPSVKCLSTPASPASPPAPCVMREGPTTTPVRPQTSLALHNIKQSYTPEKIVRVHLTQLDPSLYSLNSPTILCSAKDTPKSPVGHGVASLPPRIFIYPERKSLPNDLTKTVNCSSVPPVRIRLQKSNGKQTGPRRQAQTAPRPCKAGVLEVDRFPDASAGESSSSEPPEGRSLDPADANMKTSTSSSMKTLDEMSPPIVSSPGEARSQETCKSRRGKVKQQRSEGAPVAEEVTKPRRLRSREVPKVKWKLRRGCRQERESEEAMVETPTYEDNIEEEEKLLIDPDHPTTDCKQSSVSSAEETAPTREETTDQTENDGQDGTETSDKAANDDEKEEIAESKDKGLESEAEESSAMVTTLIAAPANGQSTLGDKSEPPIPILKIKLLRKEKERLKRAQKAQRMAQKRLMIKMMQAEAKAQAKLEAPAANVETPSNDDEGFLKPAASGRPSRVIKMPRRFIEDSELPGAENPTKKVQSKPLLTMAELEKQVLSNTHLPPSDPRFSLFNEDDHLNSLPPTLPNTDSPQTVSSTSAAPSESVRKNILRAPTFCWRSSNVSELQEAPISTQPLFRLQSPTSSEDTLKNSTPAPTPSSPPSSSVLPKLETAKRSPLLRAPQFTPSAAHLKIYQSVSLHDTEATTSRLQASDHGSTTTLASSPEVLVSALTKPSDLQSSGRRANHLAFPLFVDSLSGNMVVNLDKTEAVDASSLKSEKPSGSLQQSDLLDASSKALEIGAMTLHNAQATGRKVVVKAHLMSGVGSRENAATFPPNEISLSGTDKKVISLLEKAKIQLFKIDKQKNVDLAVDSSQGDDGATSPAAQGQDSPLQGPRIKHVCRHPAVALGQPRAMIPEDIPRLSALPLCEREVTVTPAAPEDDSSDEEAITVVKSKPAKQPPSRRPKAMSRAKIRMTRCGECKGCTVVDDCGTCINCLDKTKFGGPNTKKQCCVYKRCDVIEARRLQRLAHKGRKAIRHLPPTRDTASESDDYFTDSIRNEDTEASDRLEVGQTTQRKSTRRCVKQRPCYDLFPDSEESDYEPSPSIPRKQRRESDLLPQDSEEQSKPRRTPQQPLILRARSGPKPDSMLNGSSTKIKSSDGTHRLRVDFKEDCDLQNVWLMGGLSILTSVPITPTHVCLLCASRGHHQFLYCQVCCEPFHTFCLEESERPLPEQEDGWCCQRCKFCNVCGRKGKAKKPLLECELCQTNYHLNCLGPRYPVNLPRSRKRWLCSSCIRCKSCGVSPAVNAEMELAEGGNLCTECSSLYNKGNFCPICNRCYEENDYESKMIQCVKCVKWVHSRCEGLSDEGYEILSNLPDSVVYTCPPCLGDTSAIWREAMLSELTAGLHEILQELMSSEISAPMMQCVQCKAGDNQGKCHHNPCDLESLSHLLEEGYYNSIATFNDDLVWIIQQTTKSGKLDEDGEAVKALYIKLIEKNFTWFNVEDSKYWEKNNKSGNKGLLPHAVVPPYPDHTYAHWREREDGSQSNGIKPQPVSLEKVKKDVGTERDLEKDSRQCALCSKYGDDDPKDAGRLLYIGQNEWTHINCAIWSAEVFEEDDGSLKNVHAAVARGRQLRCEHCMKIGATVGCCLSTCQSNFHFMCARATHCSFQDDKKMFCQKHKSLLDGTTVAPDSFDVLRRVYVDFDGINFRRKFLQGLETEDIHMMIGSMKIDSLGMLSDLSVSEGKIFPVGYQCSRLYWSTQDAQRRCWYKCRVVEHRPKEGDLPPEGLDGPEDNRTIIHSPGQVPDNCPSRGQHRHEVVSVSPPTPERTLVSQPPPSEPITSAVAPRSFCGARMKNPNFSPTRRPLGGSSRPLPSPGSLSSSPLSHHILKVHDPDVTPHRRSRRLPLPSPRSTRQSSALLPSLPPSSSSVPAIRRSSAESEIPLPTGDTSEVGTGPLQCRTPLTAGSEVLVDESEGGSSTEEEAGDQYYGLTRTVVSHEPLSPLMLSAMSGHIEQLDGIHDSTDSEDTSQSRSGPRGSGKTPTHLPSDLVEFVLKAAGVSGTGGLPAVQQEVAATSSAIVLNGMTAPSLSNGTDCVKQGPPPLRDPPQVQRVCRPLLAMPPNGPLCLTTEPASGPRNNSGSNISFNKPAGPLVINVAGSSSDMAGNSPLLQDLTKSDCVTITRVAPARPSKVAPKITNKVPIPCLPQPAAAKLPPPVQPPNPNLGTVLFQTAPAPTWTLRVVPMLNLLQGGNGQLTLGPQNMMAGPQNMMAPTISGISQTCLLQGLSMNGGLLSVAPTSQGQPQPQVQLPLLPPAQPQPHVQLPLLQPSQPQLQVQLPLLQPAPPKPVQLPPICMKRAAIDAASTSASKKLKVDWCDKLKIPNSQALTQAVIMNYNCAFEKTRNTRPKRKMSEAFVQEIVDLDLVDNEDPFMIMNGLLLDLTVDVKTEFPMSESARESPVSDHAEDFSPNFDNFEDRFLEEKEKLLVKRGSPHLRFEIISEDGFYTQSDSAEDAWRRVVEKVQEARGVGRLRQLSFYGLSGSRMLGVQHDAVLFLLEQLIGAERCRGYKFLFHPQEVEEEELLINASGCARSEFYVRKSTFDMFNFLASQHRNLPELYANEEEEEEVQLKSTRRATSLDLPMAMRFRHLKKTSKEAVGVYRSAIHGRGLFCKRNIDAGEMVIEYSGNVIRAVLTDKREKYYDSKGIGCYMFRIDDFDVVDATMHGNAARFINHSCEPNCYSRVIHVEGQKHIVIFALRSIYRGEELTYDYKFPIEDASSKLHCNCGAKKCRRFLN; from the exons ATGGCGGCTGCGGCCTCGGCTGGTCCCGGAGCCTCGGGCTCGGTTCGGGGCCGCTTTCCCGGCCGGCCGTGGGTGGGAAGGAGCGGGAACCGGGCGGACAGAGTTCGGGTGCCGTTTCCCAGCACTGGACGAGTGGCGGCGGAGACCGTGGACCCCGTTCACCTCCGGATCCTCGAACTCCACCTCAACATGCAGCGCCTGGCGGGGGCCTGCGGCCGGGACAGTGACAGCGCCGAG GGGGAGTTTGAGGGGTTCAGCGACGAGGAGTCCAAGCAGAGTGCTCTGCGCTTCGCCCTGCGCTCAAATAAAG GTCCAAGATCTAAATCCTCGTCCCTCTGCGCTCCATCTGTGAAGTGTCTCTCCACGCCAGCGAGTCCCGCCAGTCCCCCTGCACCGTGTGTGATGCGAGAGGGCCCCACCACCACGCCCGTCAGGCCGCAGACCAGCCTGGCACTGCACAATATTAAGCAGAGTTACACCCCTGAGAAGATCGTGCGGGTGCATCTGACACAACTGGACCCCTCTCTGTACAGTCTGAACTCTCCTACTATACTGTGTTCTGCAAAGGACACCCCCAAATCCCCCGTCGGTCACGGCGTCGCCTCTTTACCTCCTCGCATTTTCATCTACCCTGAGAGAAAGTCACTTCCCAACGATCTCACTAAGACCGTGAATTGCTCCTCCGTTCCTCCTGTCCGCATCAGGCTTCAGAAGAGCAACGGAAAGCAGACCGGTCCTAGACGTCAGGCTCAGACGGCGCCGCGTCCATGTAAAGCAGGCGTCTTAGAAGTAGACAGATTCCCGGATGCATCTGCTGGGGAGAGTAGTAGCAGCGAACCTCCTGAAGGACGCTCCTTAGATCCGGCAGACGCCAATATGAAGACGTCGACTTCCTCTTCGATGAAGACTCTGGATGAGATGTCTCCACCCATTGTCAGCAGTCCAGGAGAAGCAAGAAGTCAGGAAACTTGTAAATCCAGGAGAGGAAAGGTCAAACAGCAGAGGTCCGAAGGGGCTCCAGTGGCCGAAGAGGTAACGAAACCGAGAAGACTGAGGAGCCGTGAAGTCCCCAAGGTGAAGTGGAAGCTGCGCCGAGGATGTCGACAGGAAAGGGAATCGGAAGAAGCAATGGTAGAAACGCCAACGTATGAAGACAACATTGAGGAGGAAGAAAAACTACTGATCGACCCCGATCATCCAACAACTGACTGTAAGCAGTCTTCTGTGtcctccgcagaagaaaccgcacctACAAGGGAAGAAACCACTGATCAAACCGAGAACGACGGCCAAGATGGCACCGAAACCTCAGACAAAGCCGCCAACGACGACGAGAAGGAAGAGATTGCAGAGTCCAAGGACAAAGGTCTTGAATCGGAGGCTGAAGAGTCATCGGCAATGGTGACGACTCTGATTGCAGCCCCAGCGAACGGGCAGAGCACTTTAGGTGACAAGTCTGAGCCGCCTATTCCGATATTAAAGATTAAGCTTCTGCGAAAGGAGAAGGAAAGGTTGAAGCGAGCACAGAAGGCGCAGCGCATGGCTCAGAAAAGGCTGATGATTAAGATGATGCAAGCAGAGGCCAAGGCCCAGGCTAAACTAGAAGCTCCTGCTGCCAATGTGGAGACCCCCAGTAATGACGATGAGGGCTTCCTAAAGCCGGCAGCGAGCGGCAGACCTTCCCGCGTCATTAAAATGCCTCGCAGATTCATAGAGGATTCGGAGCTGCCGGGCGCCGAGAACCCAACTAAGAAGGTCCAGTCCAAGCCGCTCCTCACCATGGCGGAGCTGGAGAAGCAGGTGCTCTCCAACACTCATCTTCCTCCTTCTGACCCTCGGTTTAGTCTTTTTAATGAAGACGACCACCTGAACTCCCTACCTCCAACGTTGCCTAACACCGACTCCCCCCAGACTGTCTCCTCTACTTCCGCCGCTCCTTCTGAAAGTGTTCGCAAAAACATCCTCCGAGCTCCGACGTTTTGCTGGAGGTCGTCCAACGTTTCGGAGCTTCAGGAGGCGCCGATATCTACTCAACCTCTCTTTCGTCTGCAGTCTCCAACCTCTTCGGAGGACACCTTAAAGAACAGCACGCCCGCTCCAACGCCGTCTTCACCTCCTTCATCCAGCGTTCTTCCCAAGCTAGAGACTGCCAAGCGTTCTCCTCTCCTCCGCGCTCCGCAGTTTACACCCAGCGCCGCGCACCTGAAGATTTACCAGTCTGTCTCCCTCCACGACACGGAGGCCACCACGAGCCGCCTGCAGGCGAGCGACCACGGTTCCACCACCACACTTGCCTCTTCTCCAGAAGTCCTGGTGTCGGCTCTGACTAAACCTAGTGATTTGCAGTCTTCCGGGAGGAGAGCAAACCATTTGGCTTTCCCTCTGTTTGTGGACTCCCTTTCTGGCAACATGGTGGTGAACCTGGACAAGACCGAAGCCGTAGATGCCTCAAGCTTGAAATCAGAGAAGCCGAGCGGCAGCCTGCAGCAGAGCGACCTACTGGATGCATCCAGCAAAGCCCTGGAGATCGGAGCCATGACTCTGCACAACGCCCAGGCCACAGGGCGCAAGGTGGTGGTGAAGGCCCATCTGATGTCCGGTGTGGGGTCTCGGGAAAACGCCGCCACATTCCCACCCAACGAAATTAGCCTTTCCGGCACCGATAAGAAGGTCATCAGCCTCCTGGAGAAGGCCAAAATACAACTCTTCAAGATAGACAAGCAGAAGAACGTGGACCTG gctgttGATTCGTCTCAGGGTGATGATGGCGCGACGTCTCCAGCTGCTCAG GGCCAGGATTCCCCTCTGCAAGGACCCCGCATCAAGCACGTGTGCAGACACCCCGCCGTGGCCCTAGGGCAGCCCCGCGCTATGATTCCCGAGGACATCCCGCGGCTCAGCGCCCTGCCGCTGTGTGAGAGGGAGGTCACCGTGACCCCCGCGGCTCCGGAAG ACGACTCCTCCGATGAGGAGGCCATCACCGTTGTGAAATCCAAGCCAGCGAAGCAGCCGCCCTCGCGCAGACCCAAGGCCATGTCCAGGGCCAAGATCCGCATGACCCGCTGCGGCGAGTGCAAGGGCTGCACGGTGGTGGACGACTGCGGCACCTGCATCAACTGCCTGGACAAAACCAAATTTGGCGGCCCCAATACTAAGAAGCAATGCTGCGT GTACAAGAGGTGTGACGTGATCGAAGCCCGCCGGCTGCAGAGGCTCGCACACAAAG gACGGAAAGCGATCCGACACCTCCCGCCGACCCGCGACACCGCCTCCGAATCGGACGACTACTTCACCGACTCCATCCGCAACGAAGACACCGAAGCCTCCGACCGCCTGGAGGTCGGACAGACGACCCAACGCAAATCCACCCGCCGCTGCGTGAAGCAGCGCCCTTGTTACGACCTCTTCCCCGACTCCGAAGAATCAGACTACGAACCGAGCCCCAGCATCCCCCGCAAGCAGAGACGGGAGTCTG ATTTGCTTCCCCAGGACTCGGAGGAGCAGAGTAAACCCCGCAGAACCCCGCAGCAGCCCCTGATCCTCCGAGCCAGGTCCGGGCCGAAGCCG GACTCTATGCTGAACGGATCATCAACGAAGATCAAGTCTTCTGATGGAACGCATCGCCTGCGCGTGGACTTCAAG GAGGACTGTGACTTGCAGAACGTGTGGCTGATGGGGGGACTCAGCATCCTGACCTCTGTACCCATAACTCCGACTCACGTGTGCCTGCTGTGTGCCAGCCGCGGGCATCACCAG TTCTTGTACTGTCAGGTGTGCTGTGAACCTTTCCACACATTCTGCCTGGAGGAGTCCGAGCGGCCTCTACCCGAGCAGGAGGACGGCTGGTGCTGCCAACGATGCAAGTTCTGCAATGTGTGCGGACGCAAGGGGAAGGCCAAAAAG cctttactGGAGTGTGAACTGTGTCAGACAAATTATCACCTTAACTGTTTGGGTCCAAGGTATCCTGTCAACCTACCGCGCAGCAGGAAACGCTGG CTCTGCTCATCCTGCATTCGTTGTAAGAGCTGCGGAGTGTCTCCTGCTGTGAACGCAGAAATGGAACTAGCAGAAGGTGGTAACCTGTGCACCGAATGCTCCAGCCTGTACAATAAAG GAAATTTCTGCCCAATCTGCAATCGCTGCTACGAAGAAAACGACTACGAGAGTAAAATGATCCAGTGCGTTAAATGTGTAAAGTGGGTGCACTCCAGGTGTGAGGGTCTCTCCG ATGAGGGATACGAGATCCTGTCTAACCTGCCGGACAGCGTGGTCTACACCTGCCCCCCGTGCCTGGGCGACACAAGTGCAATATGGCGGGAGGCCATGCTCTCCGAACTCACCGCAGGCCTCCATGAGATTCTGCAGGAACTAATGTCCTCCGAGATTTCCGCCCCAATGATGCAATGCGTGCAG TGTAAAGCCGGAGACAACCAGGGGAAGTGCCATCATAATCCCTGCGACCTCGAGTCTCTGAGCCACCTGCTAGAGGAAGGGTACTACAACTCCATA GCCACGTTCAACGATGACTTGGTGTGGATTATCCAGCAAACCACGAAAAGCGGCAAATTGGATGAAGATGGGGAAGCTGTGAAAGCCTTGTACATCAAG CtgattgagaaaaattttacttggtTTAATGTCGAGGACTCTAAATATTGGGAGAAAAACAACAAATCTGGAAACAA GGGGCTCCTTCCTCACGCAGTGGTGCCCCCCTATCCGGATCATACTTACGCCCACTGGCGGGAGAGAGAAGATGGCTCCCAGAGTAACGGCATCAAACCGCAGCCAGTATCCCTCGAGAAAG TCAAGAAAGACGTTGGAACGGAGCGAGACCTGGAGAAAGACTCGCGGCAGTGCGCCCTTTGCTCGAAGTACGGGGACGACGACCCCAAG GACGCCGGGAGACTCCTTTATATCGGCCAGAACGAGTGGACTCACATCAACTGCGCCATCTGGTCGGCCGAGGTGTTTGAGGAGGACGACGGCTCCCTGAAGAACGTGCATGCCGCCGTGGCGAGAGGCCGGCAGCTG CGTTGCGAGCACTGCATGAAGATTGGCGCCACGGTCGGCTGCTGCCTGTCCACGTGCCAGAGTAACTTCCACTTCATGTGCGCCCGAGCGACGCACTGCAGCTTCCAGGACGACAAGAAGATGTTCTGTCAGAAACACAAGAGTCTGCTGGACGGGACG ACTGTCGCCCCCGACTCCTTTGACGTGTTGCGCAGGGTCTACGTGGACTTCGACGGAATCAACTTTAGGAGGAAGtttcttcagggactggagacggagGACATCCACATGATGATCG GCTCCATGAAGATAGACTCGCTGGGCATGCTGTCAGATTTATCCGTGTCTGAAGGGAAGATTTTCCCCGTTGGCTACCA ATGTTCTCGCCTGTACTGGAGCACGCAGGACGCCCAGCGACGCTGCTGGTACAAATGCAGGGTGGTCGAGCATCGGCCTAAAGAGGGGGATCTTCCTCCGGAAGGACTGGACGGCCCGGAGGACAACAGGACCATCATCCACAGCCCAGGACAGGTCCCAGATAACTGCCCCAGCAGGGGGCAGCACCGTCATG AGGTGGTCTCCGTCAGTCCTCCCACCCCAGAGAGGACCCTGGTTTCTCAGCCGCCCCCTTCAGAGCCCATCACCTCCGCAGTTGCCCCCCGTTCCTTCTGTGGTGCACGGATGAAGAATCCAAACTTCTCTCCAACACGGCGGCCGCTTGGTGGCTCTTCCCGCCCGCTGCCGTCCCCAG GGAGTCTGTCGTCTTCCCCGTTATCCCACCACATCCTCAAGGTCCACGATCCTGATGTGACGCCTCATCGTAGGTCCAGGCGCCTCCCGCTACCGTCACCCAGATCCACCCGTCAGTCTTCTGCGCTGCTCCCCAGCTTGCCCCCCTCCAGCTCCTCTGTGCCGGCTATCCGCCGGTCATCCGCTGAGAGCGAGATTCCGCTGCCGACGGGCGACACGTCCGAGGTGGGTACCGGTCCGCTTCAGTGCAGAACTCCGCTGACTGCAGGCTCCGAGGTGCTGGTGGATGAATCTGAGGGTGGAAGCAGCACCGAGGAGGAAGCGGGCGACCAGTACTATGGGCTGACTCGGACGGTGGTGTCCCACGAACCTTTAAGCCCACTGATGTTGTCTGCGATGTCCGGACATATTGAACAGCTGGACGGCATCCACGACAGTACGGACAGTGAGGACACATCCCAAAGCCGCAGCGGTCCTCGGGGCAGCGGTAAGACCCCCACCCACCTGCCGTCAGATCTGGTGGAGTTTGTGCTGAAAGCAGCAGGAGTGTCTGGGACAGGAGGGCTCCCCGCGGTGCAGCAGGAGGTGGCCGCCACCAGCTCTGCCATCGTCCTCAACGGGATGACGGCTCCCTCACTGTCCAATGGCACAGACTGTGTAAAGCAGGGACCGCCGCCGCTCAGGGACCCCCCACAAGTGCAAAGAGTGTGTCGTCCACTACTGGCCATGCCCCCTAATGGCCCACTGTGCCTGACCACCGAACCGGCATCCGGCCCCCGAAATAACTCTGGATCGAACATATCATTCAACAAGCCGGCCGGTCCGTTGGTGATAAACGTGGCGGGCAGCAGCTCGGACATGGCGGGAAATTCTCCGCTGCTACAGGACCTTACTAAATCCGACTGTGTCACAATCACACGGGTGGCCCCTGCCCGGCCCAGTAAAGTGGCCCCGAAGATCACAAACAAGGTTCCCATCCCTTGTCTTCCTCAGCCAGCCGCAGCCAAGCTCCCACCTCCTGTGCAGCCCCCGAACCCAAACCTTGGCACCGTTTTATTCCAGACAGCCCCCGCACCGACATGGACGCTGCGAGTTGTTCCAATGTTAAACCTGTTGCAGGGGGGGAATGGGCAGCTCACCCTGGGGCCACAGAACATGATGGCGGGGCCGCAGAACATGATGGCCCCCACAATCTCTGGCATCTCTCAGACGTGTCTTCTGCAGGGTCTCTCTATGAATGGAGGACTACTCAGCGTTGCTCCAACCTCCCAAGGCCAACCCCAGCCGCAGGTACAGCTGCCTCTCCTCCCGCCGGCCCAACCCCAGCCGCATGTACAGCTACCTCTCCTACAGCCATCCCAACCCCAGCTGCAGGTACAGCTGCCTCTCCTACAGCCAGCCCCACCTAAGCCAGTCCAATTACCACCCATCTGCATGAAGAGAGCGGCCATCGATGCCGCCAGCACCTCTGCCAGCAAGAAGCTCAAAGTTGACTGGTGTGATAAACTGAAAATACCGAACTCGCAGGCGTTAACGCAGGCCGTGATCATGAATTACAACTGCGCATTTGAGAAGACGAGAAACACAAG ACCAAAGCGTAAGATGAGTGAAGCGTTCGTGCAGGAGATTGTGGACCTGGACTTGGTGGATAATGAAGATCCCTTTATGATCATGAATGG GCTTCTTCTtgacctcactgtggatgtgaaaaCCGAATTTCCAATGTCAGAATCGGCAAGAGAGTCTCCGGTCTCCGATCACGCGGAAG ATTTCTCCCCCAATTTTGACAACTTTGAGGACCGATTTCTGGAGGAGAAGGAGAAACTGTTAGTGAAGAGAGGCAGCCCGCACCTGCGCTTCGAGATCATCAGCGAGGACGGCTTTTACACCCAGTCCGACAGCGCTGAAG ATGCGTGGAGGAGGGTGGTGGAGAAGGTGCAGGAGGCGCGAGGTGTCGGGAGGCTCCGGCAGCTGTCATTCTACG GTCTGAGCGGATCACGGATGCTGGGAGTTCAGCACGACGCCGTCCTCTTCCTCCTGGAGCAGCTCATCGGAGCCGAGCGCTGCCGCGGGTACAAATTCCTCTTCCATCCGcaggaggtagaggaggaagagCTGCTGATCAACGCGTCTGGGTGCGCGCGGAGCGAGTTCTATGTCCG GAAGAGCACATTTGACATGTTCAATTTCCTGGCGTCGCAGCACCGTAACTTGCCGGAGCTGTATGCAaacgaggaagaggaggaagaggtgcaGCTGAAGTCCACCAG ACGAGCAACGAGTCTGGATCTCCCCATGGCGATGAGGTTCAGGCACCTGAAGAAAACGTCCAAAGAAGCGGTGGGGGTCTACAG GTCCGCCATTCACGGCCGGGGGCTGTTTTGTAAAAGGAACATCGATGCCGGCGAAATGGTCATTGAGTATTCCGGCAACGTGATCCGCGCCGTCCTGACCGACAAGCGGGAGAAGTACTACGATAGCAAG GGCATCGGCTGTTACATGTTCCGCATCGATGACTTTGACGTGGTGGACGCCACGATGCACGGGAATGCGGCGAGATTCATCAACCACTCGTGCGAGCCCAACTGCTACTCCAGGGTGATCCATGTGGAAGGCCAGAAGCACATCGTCATCTTCGCCCTCCGGAGCATTTACCGCGGCGAGGAGCTGACCTACGACTACAAGTTCCCCATCGAGGATGCCAGCAGCAAGCTGCACTGTAACTGCGGTGCCAAGAAGTGTCGCCGATTCCTCAACTGA